The following proteins are co-located in the Nocardia bhagyanarayanae genome:
- the aspS gene encoding aspartate--tRNA ligase: MLRTHLAGSLRSEHAGQTVTLTGWVARRRDHGGVIFIDLRDASGVAQVVFREGEAAEQAHRLRAEYCVLITGVVEQRPDGNENPELPTGQIEVNVSKLEVLNESAPLPFQLDEQPGDEARLKYRYLDLRREGPGHAIRLRSKVNAAARAVLAHHEFIEVETPTMTRSTPEGARDFLVPARLQPGNFYALPQSPQLFKQLLMVGGIERYYQIARCYRDEDFRADRQPEFTQLDIEMSFVRQEDVILLAEEILVALWKLIGYEIPTPIPHMTYAEAMRRFGSDKPDLRFGVEITECTEYFENTPFRVFQAPYVGAVVMPGGANQPRRQLDAWQEWAKQRGAKGLAYVLVNEDGTLGGPVAKNLSDAEREGLAKHVGAVPGDCVFFAAGSAKAQRALLGAARGEIARKVGLIDENAWSFVWIVDAPLFESTADATASGDVALGHSAWTAVHHAFTSPKPESMDTFDTDPDSALAYAYDIVCNGNEIGGGSIRIHRRDVQERVFKVMGISHDEAQEKFGFLLDAFAYGAPPHGGIAFGWDRITALLAGLDSIREVIAFPKTGGGVDPLTDAPAPITAQQRKEAGLDVKPEQEKVEVKLEVTES, encoded by the coding sequence GTGCTGCGCACCCACTTGGCTGGTTCGCTGCGAAGCGAGCACGCCGGTCAGACCGTCACCCTCACCGGATGGGTGGCCCGGCGGCGCGACCACGGTGGCGTGATCTTCATCGATCTGCGCGATGCGTCGGGTGTGGCGCAGGTGGTGTTCCGCGAAGGCGAGGCCGCCGAGCAGGCGCACCGGCTGCGCGCCGAGTACTGCGTGCTGATCACCGGCGTGGTCGAGCAGCGCCCGGACGGTAACGAGAACCCCGAGCTGCCGACCGGCCAGATCGAGGTGAACGTGAGCAAGCTGGAGGTGCTCAACGAGAGCGCCCCGCTGCCGTTCCAGCTCGACGAGCAGCCCGGTGACGAGGCGCGCCTCAAGTACCGCTACCTCGACCTGCGCCGCGAAGGGCCCGGCCACGCCATCCGGCTGCGCTCGAAGGTCAACGCCGCGGCCCGCGCGGTGCTGGCCCACCACGAGTTCATCGAGGTCGAGACGCCGACGATGACGCGCTCCACCCCCGAGGGCGCCCGTGACTTCCTGGTGCCCGCGCGGCTGCAGCCGGGCAACTTCTACGCGCTGCCGCAGAGCCCGCAGCTGTTCAAGCAGCTGCTCATGGTCGGCGGCATCGAGCGCTACTACCAGATCGCGCGCTGCTACCGCGACGAGGACTTCCGCGCCGACCGCCAGCCCGAGTTCACCCAGCTCGACATCGAGATGAGCTTCGTGCGCCAGGAGGACGTGATCCTGCTGGCCGAGGAGATCCTGGTCGCGCTGTGGAAGCTCATCGGCTACGAGATCCCGACCCCGATCCCGCACATGACCTACGCCGAGGCCATGCGCCGCTTCGGGTCCGACAAGCCGGATCTGCGTTTCGGCGTCGAGATCACCGAGTGCACCGAGTACTTCGAAAACACCCCGTTCCGGGTGTTCCAGGCGCCCTACGTCGGCGCGGTCGTGATGCCGGGCGGGGCGAACCAGCCGCGGCGCCAGCTCGACGCCTGGCAGGAGTGGGCCAAGCAGCGCGGCGCCAAGGGTCTGGCCTACGTGCTGGTGAACGAGGACGGCACGCTCGGCGGCCCGGTCGCCAAGAACCTCAGCGACGCCGAACGCGAAGGGCTGGCCAAGCACGTCGGCGCGGTCCCCGGCGACTGCGTCTTCTTCGCCGCGGGCTCGGCCAAGGCCCAGCGCGCGCTGCTCGGCGCGGCGCGCGGCGAGATCGCGCGCAAGGTCGGGCTGATCGACGAGAACGCCTGGTCGTTCGTGTGGATCGTGGACGCGCCGCTGTTCGAGTCCACCGCCGACGCGACCGCGAGTGGCGATGTGGCGCTTGGGCATTCGGCGTGGACCGCGGTGCACCACGCGTTCACCTCGCCCAAGCCGGAGTCGATGGACACCTTCGACACCGACCCCGATTCGGCGCTCGCCTACGCCTACGACATCGTCTGCAACGGCAACGAGATCGGCGGCGGCTCGATCCGTATCCACCGCCGTGACGTGCAGGAGCGGGTGTTCAAGGTGATGGGCATCAGCCACGACGAGGCGCAGGAGAAGTTCGGCTTCCTGCTCGACGCCTTCGCCTACGGTGCTCCGCCGCACGGCGGCATCGCCTTCGGCTGGGACCGCATCACCGCCCTGCTGGCCGGTCTGGACTCCATCCGCGAGGTCATCGCCTTCCCGAAGACCGGCGGCGGCGTCGACCCGCTGACCGACGCGCCCGCGCCGATCACCGCGCAGCAGCGCAAGGAGGCGGGCTTGGACGTCAAGCCGGAGCAGGAAAAGGTCGAGGTGAAACTCGAGGTCACCGAGTCGTAG
- a CDS encoding phosphotransferase family protein, translated as MTALLAERAAEVVSAAQQLLTKRMGAPVKLSDPMELSGSGRTTVLRVRVAENSFSLPRTLIVKQVRGAAQDRRTGGLAPGVASIDSAFLREAVSYQFTTALSREQRPGAYLIAHSLPDRLLILSDLGENARMTAVLQSGAEPATRNALMAFAQALGRMHAATVGREADFVALLRRVEVVHRVDGIAQQAESAISEVPGMLQRELGIEVPGEIAERIVRGNRLFSAGRFRAFSPSDLCPDNVILNQEGARFLDYEWGGFRDATLDIAYALVSFPGCLCDFELSRDRARQMVEAWRSEVVGVFPALADDDVLAERILEARLIWVWLTTYWFLPADHTRIAAAREHGLSVPRSAALINRWAALAEDARCTGDDVIGDFADEVSAMLEERWSE; from the coding sequence ATGACCGCACTATTGGCCGAACGCGCCGCCGAAGTCGTGTCCGCAGCACAACAGTTGCTCACAAAGCGAATGGGTGCTCCGGTGAAGCTGAGCGATCCGATGGAACTCAGCGGTAGTGGTAGGACGACAGTCCTACGTGTGCGTGTTGCCGAGAACTCGTTCTCGCTACCCCGGACGCTGATCGTCAAGCAGGTGCGCGGAGCCGCTCAGGACCGCCGCACCGGAGGCTTGGCCCCCGGCGTCGCGAGCATCGATTCGGCGTTCCTCCGGGAAGCCGTCTCGTACCAGTTCACCACCGCGCTCAGCCGCGAGCAGCGGCCCGGCGCGTACCTGATCGCACACAGCTTGCCCGACCGCCTGCTCATCCTGTCCGATCTCGGCGAGAACGCCAGGATGACCGCGGTGCTGCAGTCCGGCGCCGAGCCGGCCACCCGCAACGCGCTGATGGCCTTCGCCCAGGCGCTGGGCCGGATGCACGCCGCGACCGTCGGGCGCGAGGCCGATTTCGTCGCGCTGCTGCGCCGCGTCGAGGTGGTGCACCGCGTCGACGGCATCGCCCAGCAGGCCGAGTCCGCGATCTCCGAGGTGCCCGGGATGCTGCAACGCGAGCTGGGCATCGAAGTGCCCGGCGAGATCGCCGAGCGCATCGTGCGCGGCAACCGGCTGTTCTCGGCCGGGCGGTTCCGCGCGTTCAGCCCGTCGGACCTGTGCCCGGACAACGTCATCCTCAACCAGGAGGGCGCCAGGTTCCTGGACTACGAGTGGGGCGGCTTCCGCGACGCCACCCTCGACATCGCCTACGCGCTGGTCTCCTTCCCCGGCTGCCTGTGCGACTTCGAGCTGTCGAGGGATCGGGCCAGGCAGATGGTGGAGGCTTGGCGTTCGGAGGTCGTCGGGGTGTTCCCGGCGCTCGCCGACGACGACGTGCTCGCCGAACGCATCCTGGAAGCGCGCCTCATCTGGGTGTGGCTCACCACCTACTGGTTCCTGCCCGCCGACCACACCCGCATCGCGGCCGCGCGCGAACACGGACTGTCGGTGCCGCGCTCGGCGGCGCTGATCAACCGCTGGGCGGCGCTCGCCGAGGACGCGCGCTGCACCGGCGACGACGTGATCGGCGATTTCGCCGACGAGGTGTCGGCGATGCTGGAAGAGCGCTGGTCGGAGTAG
- a CDS encoding alkaline phosphatase D family protein, producing MVVSDVVPTGPFGRRALLKGGAAAAATAGALLVPTPARAAGPVFRHGVASGDPLPTGVVLWTRVTVSDDATPGSGVGADTSVRWEIADDAGFASVAASGTATATAEADHTVKIDASGLTPGRDYWYRFTALGETSPVGRTRTAPAPSDTPDRLRFGVVSCSNWEAGYFAAYRHLADRSDLDAIIHLGDYLYEYGRGKYGGRHGAVRPHDPANEIVTLADYRIRHAQYKTDPDLAALHAVLPFICTWDDHESADNSWSGGANHHDPATHGSWEDRRAASARAYLEWMPVRATGSGTSVQIYRRLRFGTLAELSMLDLRSYRDQEVAPGAGWREVDNPARTLTGKAQMDWLTAGLVSAPVRWKLVGNSVMIAPLVFPPLEPATTVAFTAALGVPQSGAPANSDQWDGYTADRQRLFRAITEQQVGDVVFLTGDIHSSWASDLPIDAANYPGGPTAGAEFVVPSVTSSSIGELLKAAPRTVAVPIEDSIKSFNHHMRYVELESHGYGVLDVTQEQAQMDWFYLADVTDPATGVRHGASFAVPSGGRVEPRPTPAL from the coding sequence GTGGTCGTTTCAGATGTCGTCCCGACCGGTCCGTTCGGCAGGCGCGCGCTGCTGAAGGGTGGTGCGGCGGCTGCGGCCACCGCGGGCGCGCTGCTCGTGCCGACGCCCGCGCGCGCGGCGGGCCCGGTGTTCCGGCACGGCGTCGCCTCCGGTGATCCGCTGCCCACCGGCGTCGTCCTGTGGACCAGGGTGACGGTCTCCGACGACGCCACGCCGGGCTCGGGTGTCGGTGCGGACACCTCGGTCCGCTGGGAGATCGCCGACGACGCGGGCTTCGCCTCGGTCGCCGCCTCCGGAACCGCGACGGCCACCGCCGAAGCCGACCACACCGTCAAGATCGACGCGTCCGGCCTGACCCCGGGCCGCGACTACTGGTACCGATTCACCGCGCTCGGCGAGACCTCGCCGGTCGGGCGCACCCGCACCGCGCCCGCTCCCTCGGACACACCGGACCGGCTGCGCTTCGGTGTGGTCTCCTGCTCGAACTGGGAGGCGGGCTACTTCGCCGCCTACCGGCACCTGGCCGACCGCTCGGATCTCGACGCGATCATCCACCTCGGCGATTACCTGTACGAATACGGCCGCGGCAAGTACGGCGGCCGTCACGGCGCGGTGCGGCCGCACGATCCGGCCAACGAGATCGTCACGCTGGCCGACTACCGCATCCGCCACGCCCAGTACAAGACCGATCCGGACCTGGCCGCGCTGCACGCCGTACTGCCGTTCATCTGCACGTGGGACGACCACGAGTCCGCGGACAACTCCTGGTCCGGCGGCGCCAACCACCACGATCCCGCGACCCACGGCAGCTGGGAGGACCGCCGCGCCGCGTCGGCCCGCGCCTACCTGGAGTGGATGCCCGTGCGGGCCACCGGCTCGGGGACGAGCGTGCAGATCTACCGCAGGCTGCGCTTCGGCACCCTCGCCGAGCTGTCCATGCTCGATCTACGCAGCTACCGCGATCAGGAGGTGGCGCCCGGCGCGGGCTGGCGCGAGGTCGACAACCCGGCGCGCACCCTCACCGGCAAGGCCCAGATGGATTGGCTGACCGCGGGTTTGGTCTCGGCGCCGGTGCGCTGGAAGCTGGTCGGCAACTCGGTGATGATCGCGCCGCTGGTCTTCCCGCCGCTGGAGCCTGCGACCACCGTGGCCTTCACCGCCGCACTCGGCGTGCCGCAGTCCGGCGCGCCCGCCAACTCCGATCAGTGGGACGGCTACACCGCCGACCGGCAGCGCCTGTTCCGCGCGATCACCGAACAGCAGGTCGGCGACGTCGTCTTCCTCACCGGCGACATCCACTCGTCGTGGGCCTCGGACCTGCCGATCGACGCCGCGAACTATCCCGGCGGGCCGACGGCGGGCGCGGAGTTCGTCGTCCCCTCGGTCACCTCGTCGAGCATCGGTGAGCTGCTGAAGGCGGCCCCGCGCACCGTGGCGGTCCCGATCGAGGACTCGATCAAGAGCTTCAACCACCACATGCGCTACGTCGAGCTGGAGTCGCACGGGTACGGCGTCCTGGATGTCACCCAGGAGCAGGCGCAGATGGACTGGTTCTACCTGGCCGACGTCACCGATCCGGCGACGGGCGTGCGGCACGGAGCGAGCTTCGCCGTGCCGAGCGGCGGCCGGGTCGAGCCGCGTCCGACGCCCGCGCTCTGA
- a CDS encoding replication-associated recombination protein A — MSEGLFDVPGHAAPEPDALGGAGVDFRGPGGAAPLAVRMRPATLDEVVGQQHLLGPGSPLRRLIEGSGAASVLLFGPPGTGKTTLASLISQATGRRFEALSALSAGVKEVRAVIDLARRRLTVGERTVLFIDEVHRFSKTQQDALLAAVENRIVLLVGATTENPSFSVVSPLLSRSLVLQLRSLTDADIRVVLERALTDARGFGGAYTVTDEALDHIVRIAGGDARRALTALEASAESSLDGTVDLALVEASVDKAAVRYDRAGDQHYDVISAFIKSIRGSDVDAALHYLARMMSAGEDPRFIARRLVISASEDIGMADPMALQTAVAAAHVVQLIGMPEAQLTLTHATIHLATAPKSGAVPAALGAAMADISAGKAGAVPPHLRDGHYAGAALLGHAQGYKYPHDDPDGVLAQQYPPDELVGADYYRPTDHGYEREVGPRVDRLRRIVRGK; from the coding sequence ATGAGCGAGGGACTGTTCGACGTGCCGGGTCATGCGGCACCGGAGCCGGATGCGTTGGGCGGCGCGGGCGTGGACTTCCGCGGGCCCGGCGGCGCCGCGCCGCTTGCCGTGCGCATGCGGCCCGCCACGTTGGACGAGGTGGTCGGGCAGCAGCATCTGCTCGGCCCCGGCTCGCCACTGCGCCGGTTGATCGAGGGATCCGGCGCGGCCTCGGTACTGCTGTTCGGTCCGCCGGGCACCGGCAAGACCACGCTGGCCTCGCTCATCTCGCAGGCCACCGGCCGCCGTTTCGAGGCGCTCTCGGCGCTCTCGGCCGGAGTGAAGGAGGTGCGCGCGGTCATCGACCTGGCGCGCAGGAGGCTGACCGTCGGCGAGCGCACGGTGCTGTTCATCGACGAGGTGCACCGCTTCTCCAAGACCCAGCAGGACGCGTTGCTCGCCGCAGTCGAGAACCGGATCGTGTTGCTGGTCGGCGCGACAACGGAGAATCCCTCGTTCTCGGTCGTCTCGCCGCTGCTCTCGCGCTCGCTGGTGCTGCAATTGCGTTCGCTGACCGACGCCGACATCCGCGTCGTGCTCGAGCGCGCGCTCACCGACGCGCGCGGCTTCGGCGGCGCTTACACCGTCACCGACGAGGCGCTCGACCACATCGTGCGGATCGCCGGCGGCGACGCGCGCCGGGCGCTGACCGCACTGGAGGCGTCGGCCGAGTCCTCGCTCGACGGCACCGTCGACCTGGCGCTCGTCGAGGCCAGCGTGGACAAGGCCGCCGTGCGCTACGACCGCGCCGGCGACCAGCACTACGACGTGATCAGCGCCTTCATCAAATCGATCCGCGGCTCCGACGTCGACGCGGCGCTGCACTACCTGGCGCGCATGATGAGCGCGGGGGAGGACCCGCGCTTCATCGCGCGGCGCCTGGTCATCTCCGCCAGCGAGGACATCGGCATGGCCGACCCGATGGCGTTGCAGACCGCGGTCGCGGCGGCGCACGTCGTCCAGCTGATCGGCATGCCCGAGGCCCAGCTCACGCTGACTCACGCGACCATCCATCTGGCCACCGCGCCGAAATCCGGTGCGGTCCCCGCCGCGCTCGGCGCCGCCATGGCCGACATCTCCGCGGGCAAAGCGGGCGCCGTGCCACCGCACCTGCGCGACGGCCACTACGCGGGCGCCGCGCTGCTGGGCCACGCCCAGGGCTACAAGTACCCGCACGACGACCCCGACGGCGTGCTCGCCCAGCAGTACCCGCCCGACGAACTCGTCGGCGCGGACTACTACCGCC